One window from the genome of Roseisolibacter agri encodes:
- the uxaC gene encoding glucuronate isomerase: MARALYEETRGLPLVCPHGHVEPALLAENAPFPEPTALLLIPDHYIFRMLYSQGVPLEDLGIPTRDGTPVEGDPRRIWQRFAEHWHLFRGTPTRAWLDHELHEVFGVRTKLSGDTAQAIYDEIAERLQSPEYRPRALFERFNIELLATTDAASDSLEHHRTIRESGWKGRVIPTFRPDAVLRIAAPTWRDALAAFERVHGAPIGDQAAFVDALATRRAFFKAMGATATDHAVVEPYTAALRPEEADALFQRARAGEATPADQRRYEAHMLLEMARLSTEDGLVMQLHPGAFRDHNGVVAARFGADKGADIPVATEYTRNLQALLETYGNDPRFTMVLFTLDESTYARELAPLAGHYPALRLGPAWWFHDSLEGMTRYRERVTETAGIYNTAGFNDDTRAFCSIPARHDLSRRVDANWLAGLVARHVIDMDDARPMARALAYDLVRRTYKLDADA; the protein is encoded by the coding sequence ATCGCCCGCGCGCTGTACGAGGAGACGCGCGGCCTGCCCCTCGTCTGCCCGCACGGCCACGTCGAGCCCGCACTGCTGGCGGAGAACGCGCCCTTCCCGGAGCCGACCGCGCTCCTGCTGATCCCCGACCACTACATCTTCCGGATGCTCTACTCGCAGGGCGTCCCGCTGGAGGACCTGGGGATCCCGACGCGCGACGGCACGCCGGTCGAGGGCGACCCGCGCCGCATCTGGCAGCGCTTCGCGGAGCACTGGCACCTGTTCCGCGGCACGCCCACGCGCGCGTGGCTCGACCACGAGCTGCACGAGGTGTTCGGCGTCCGCACGAAGCTGTCGGGCGACACCGCGCAGGCGATCTACGACGAGATCGCCGAGCGGCTGCAGAGCCCTGAGTACCGCCCGCGGGCGCTGTTCGAGCGGTTCAACATCGAGCTGCTGGCCACCACCGACGCGGCCAGCGACTCGCTGGAGCACCATCGGACGATCCGCGAGTCGGGCTGGAAGGGGCGCGTGATCCCAACCTTCCGTCCCGACGCGGTGCTGCGCATCGCGGCGCCCACGTGGCGCGACGCGCTGGCCGCGTTCGAGCGCGTGCACGGCGCGCCGATCGGCGACCAGGCGGCGTTCGTGGACGCGCTGGCGACGCGCCGCGCCTTCTTCAAGGCGATGGGCGCGACGGCCACCGACCACGCGGTCGTCGAGCCGTACACGGCCGCGCTGCGCCCCGAGGAGGCCGACGCGCTCTTCCAGCGCGCGCGCGCCGGCGAGGCGACGCCCGCCGACCAGCGCCGCTACGAGGCGCACATGCTGCTGGAGATGGCGCGCCTGAGCACCGAGGACGGGCTGGTGATGCAGCTGCATCCCGGCGCGTTCCGCGACCACAACGGCGTGGTCGCCGCGCGCTTCGGCGCCGACAAGGGCGCGGACATCCCGGTCGCCACCGAGTACACGCGCAACCTGCAGGCGCTGCTGGAGACGTACGGCAACGACCCGCGCTTCACGATGGTGCTGTTCACGCTCGACGAGTCGACGTACGCGCGCGAGCTGGCGCCGCTGGCGGGCCACTACCCGGCCCTGCGCCTCGGCCCCGCGTGGTGGTTCCACGACTCGCTGGAGGGGATGACGCGCTACCGCGAGCGCGTCACCGAGACGGCCGGCATCTACAACACGGCCGGCTTCAACGACGACACGCGCGCCTTCTGCTCGATCCCCGCGCGGCACGACCTGTCGCGCCGCGTGGACGCGAACTGGCTCGCGGGGCTGGTCGCGCGGCACGTGATCGACATGGACGATGCGCGGCCGATGGCGCGCGCGCTGGCCTACGACCTGGTGCGCCGCACCTACAAGCTGGACGCCGACGCATGA
- a CDS encoding ROK family transcriptional regulator, with the protein MRKINTRRFVRATRSTPREINRQIILNLVREHQPISRADLARRMDIGRGMVTSLVDELLEEEAIYEGATVDAPRGRKPKMLYVRTRDRLVVAVDVRFSRTYLMLSDFGGTPIALEQFDTLTDPAALVAELAERIQRVLATHGAVGRCEGVGLVVPGMVDHRSGRVLYAPQLGWRDVALRDLLSAALDFPVHVENAPIACALAHMWLGQRGSEAVTDFVYVTVGDGVGAGVVVNGEVVRGHGNTAGEFGHIPIDLAGPRCLCGAVGCLEAHTSNLATLSRYLGQELSPSQTRRLLQETGLTILDVMARARSGDARAVAALEETARHLGTGLAVIINALNPGQIYVGGEITAAWEQLAPIVRRGIAERALTSEASATPLIPEPPSDHPRLRGATALVAAPLFAAPQVA; encoded by the coding sequence GTGCGGAAGATCAACACCCGGCGCTTCGTCCGCGCCACGCGCTCCACGCCCCGCGAGATCAACCGCCAGATCATCCTCAACCTGGTGCGCGAGCACCAGCCGATCTCGCGCGCCGACCTCGCGCGGCGCATGGACATCGGGCGCGGCATGGTGACCTCGCTGGTCGACGAGCTGCTGGAGGAGGAGGCGATCTACGAGGGCGCGACGGTGGACGCGCCACGCGGTCGCAAGCCGAAGATGCTCTACGTCCGCACGCGCGACCGCCTGGTGGTCGCGGTGGACGTGCGCTTCAGCCGCACCTACCTCATGCTGAGCGACTTCGGCGGGACGCCCATCGCGCTCGAGCAGTTCGACACACTCACCGACCCGGCCGCGCTGGTGGCCGAGCTGGCGGAGCGGATCCAGCGCGTGCTGGCGACGCACGGCGCGGTCGGCCGCTGCGAGGGCGTGGGCCTCGTGGTGCCCGGCATGGTGGACCACCGCAGCGGCCGCGTGCTCTACGCGCCGCAGCTGGGCTGGCGCGACGTCGCGCTGCGCGACCTGCTGTCCGCCGCGCTCGACTTCCCCGTGCACGTCGAGAACGCCCCCATCGCCTGCGCGCTCGCCCACATGTGGCTCGGCCAGCGCGGGAGCGAGGCGGTGACCGACTTCGTGTACGTCACCGTCGGCGACGGCGTGGGCGCGGGCGTGGTGGTGAACGGCGAGGTCGTGCGCGGCCACGGCAACACCGCGGGCGAGTTCGGCCACATCCCCATCGACCTCGCGGGCCCGCGCTGCCTGTGCGGCGCGGTCGGCTGCCTGGAGGCGCACACGTCCAACCTCGCCACGCTGTCGCGCTACCTGGGGCAGGAGCTGTCGCCCTCGCAGACGCGCCGGCTGCTGCAGGAGACGGGGCTGACGATCCTCGACGTCATGGCGCGGGCGCGCTCGGGCGACGCGCGCGCGGTCGCGGCGCTGGAGGAGACGGCGCGGCACCTCGGCACCGGGCTCGCGGTCATCATCAACGCGCTCAACCCCGGGCAGATCTACGTCGGCGGCGAGATCACGGCCGCGTGGGAGCAGCTGGCCCCCATCGTCCGCCGCGGGATCGCGGAGCGCGCGCTGACGAGCGAGGCCTCGGCCACGCCGCTCATCCCCGAGCCGCCGAGCGACCATCCGCGCCTGCGGGGGGCGACGGCGCTGGTGGCAGCGCCGCTGTTCGCCGCGCCGCAGGTGGCCTGA
- a CDS encoding ATP-binding protein, with the protein MPSRHSLRLRLPLLISALLGLVLVAVSWAAYRQLERVLATAASERLSSVTLRVAGMFDESLDGMRGAARDLALSAPIVGLLTDPGGAPRAEVERVLEQARARMTQPAAIALWHRDGRRLIAVGPEASIAAAAPVPAPAGRTRRGPWIGPLVQGDSGVGYVIVAPVLAGMRDTVGFLVAHRPLRPTAIAQARSLIGADARIVVGNADGTLWSDLRERVGAPPRETQGTPAEYATADGVRQLGVVVPMRVVPWALWVQLPRASTMTAARPFLLGLIGIGLGFMVLGTVAAWVLIRRVTAPLVEVTRAAEDVARGDYARRVAVTRGDELGSLALSFNSMAAQVEASSRDLQAHATELESANRALARANDELRAGEERYRRLVEAAHEGICAVDPSGVITFVNARLAQMLGCDARAMPGRTLFDFMDADAAFEARTRFARQQRGFSETREVAFHRQDGSIVWTRESVSPLVDAAGAFAGALFMLSDVTEQRALEAQLLHAQKMEAVGQLAGGVAHDFNNLLTIVTSYSGLLLSELPDDAPARADVLEIRGAAERAAGLTRQLLAFSRQQVLDPRVLDLNDVVRDIERMLGRVLREDVRLDTVLAPALGRVYADPGQLEQVIVNLVVNARDAMPSGGALTLETADVHLSEEYGRLHPDVAPGPYVMLAVSDTGVGMDADTQARIFEPFFTTKGIGQGTGLGLSTVYGIVKQSGGHVWVYSEPGFGTTFKLYLPRASAPDAPHRRSDAESVVQPGSETILLVEDDEQVRVAARRILARAGFEVVEAANGAEALQLLAEPGTAIDLLLTDMVMPDMSGRELAGRFRALRPGMPIAYMSGYTEDTVVRQGGFEPGTVFIPKPFTPQMLTAKLRQALDGAVAPLHPAA; encoded by the coding sequence ATGCCCTCGCGGCACTCGCTCCGCCTCAGGCTCCCACTGCTCATCTCGGCCCTCCTGGGCCTGGTGCTCGTCGCCGTCTCCTGGGCGGCGTACCGACAGCTGGAGCGCGTGCTCGCGACCGCGGCGTCCGAACGGCTGTCGAGCGTCACGCTGCGCGTGGCCGGGATGTTCGACGAGTCGCTGGACGGGATGCGCGGCGCGGCGCGCGACCTCGCCCTCTCCGCGCCGATCGTCGGGCTGCTGACGGACCCGGGCGGCGCGCCGCGCGCGGAGGTCGAGCGCGTGCTGGAGCAGGCGCGCGCGCGGATGACGCAGCCGGCGGCGATCGCCCTCTGGCACCGCGACGGCCGGCGCCTGATCGCCGTCGGCCCCGAGGCGTCGATCGCCGCGGCGGCGCCGGTCCCGGCGCCGGCCGGTCGCACCCGCCGCGGCCCGTGGATCGGACCGCTGGTACAGGGCGACTCGGGCGTCGGCTACGTGATCGTCGCCCCCGTGCTGGCCGGGATGCGCGACACGGTCGGCTTCCTCGTCGCGCACCGCCCGCTGCGGCCCACGGCCATCGCCCAGGCCCGGTCGCTCATCGGCGCCGACGCGCGGATCGTGGTCGGCAACGCCGACGGCACGCTCTGGAGCGACCTGCGGGAGCGCGTGGGCGCGCCGCCGCGCGAGACCCAGGGCACGCCGGCCGAGTACGCGACCGCGGACGGCGTCCGGCAGCTCGGCGTCGTGGTCCCGATGCGCGTGGTCCCCTGGGCGCTCTGGGTGCAGCTGCCGCGCGCGAGCACGATGACCGCCGCGCGCCCCTTCCTGCTCGGCCTCATCGGCATCGGGCTGGGCTTCATGGTGCTCGGCACCGTCGCCGCGTGGGTGCTGATCCGCCGCGTCACGGCGCCGCTGGTCGAGGTCACGCGCGCGGCGGAGGACGTGGCGCGCGGCGACTACGCGCGGCGCGTCGCCGTCACGCGCGGCGACGAGCTGGGAAGCCTCGCGCTCTCGTTCAACAGCATGGCCGCGCAGGTCGAGGCGTCGTCGCGCGACCTGCAGGCGCACGCGACCGAGCTGGAGTCGGCCAACCGCGCGCTCGCGCGCGCCAACGACGAGCTGCGCGCGGGCGAGGAGCGCTACCGCCGCCTCGTCGAGGCCGCGCACGAGGGGATCTGTGCCGTCGATCCGTCGGGCGTCATCACCTTCGTCAACGCGCGCCTCGCGCAGATGCTCGGCTGCGACGCGCGGGCGATGCCCGGTCGCACGCTGTTCGACTTCATGGACGCGGACGCGGCGTTCGAGGCGCGCACGCGTTTCGCCCGCCAGCAGCGCGGGTTCTCCGAGACGCGCGAGGTCGCGTTCCACCGGCAGGATGGCAGCATCGTGTGGACGCGCGAGTCGGTGAGCCCGCTCGTGGACGCGGCCGGGGCGTTCGCCGGCGCGCTCTTCATGCTGAGCGACGTCACCGAGCAGCGCGCGCTCGAGGCGCAGCTGCTGCACGCGCAGAAGATGGAGGCCGTGGGCCAGCTCGCGGGCGGCGTCGCGCACGACTTCAACAACCTGCTCACGATCGTCACGAGCTACAGCGGGCTGCTGCTCTCCGAGCTGCCCGACGACGCGCCCGCGCGCGCCGACGTGCTCGAGATCCGCGGCGCGGCAGAGCGGGCCGCGGGGCTCACGCGGCAGCTGCTGGCGTTCAGCCGGCAGCAGGTGCTCGATCCGCGCGTGCTCGACCTGAACGACGTGGTGCGCGACATCGAGCGCATGCTGGGCCGCGTGCTGCGCGAGGACGTGCGGCTCGACACGGTGCTCGCGCCGGCGCTGGGCCGCGTCTACGCCGATCCGGGGCAGCTCGAGCAGGTGATCGTGAACCTCGTCGTGAACGCGCGCGACGCGATGCCGTCGGGCGGCGCGCTGACGCTCGAGACGGCCGACGTCCACCTCTCGGAGGAGTACGGGCGCCTGCATCCGGACGTCGCCCCGGGGCCGTACGTGATGCTCGCGGTGAGCGACACGGGCGTCGGCATGGATGCGGACACGCAGGCGCGCATCTTCGAGCCGTTCTTCACCACGAAGGGGATCGGCCAGGGCACGGGGCTGGGCCTCTCGACGGTCTACGGCATCGTGAAGCAGTCGGGCGGCCACGTGTGGGTGTACAGCGAGCCGGGGTTCGGCACGACGTTCAAGCTCTACCTGCCGCGCGCGAGCGCGCCGGACGCGCCGCATCGTCGCTCGGACGCCGAGTCGGTGGTGCAGCCGGGCTCCGAGACCATCCTGCTGGTGGAGGACGACGAGCAGGTGCGCGTGGCGGCCCGCCGCATCCTGGCGCGCGCGGGCTTCGAGGTCGTCGAGGCCGCGAACGGCGCCGAGGCGTTGCAGCTGCTCGCGGAGCCCGGGACGGCGATCGACCTGCTGCTGACCGACATGGTGATGCCGGACATGAGCGGACGCGAGCTGGCGGGCCGCTTCCGCGCGCTGCGCCCGGGCATGCCGATCGCCTACATGTCGGGCTACACGGAGGACACGGTGGTGCGGCAGGGCGGCTTCGAGCCGGGGACGGTGTTCATCCCCAAGCCGTTCACGCCACAGATGCTGACCGCGAAGCTGCGGCAGGCGCTGGACGGGGCCGTCGCCCCGCTGCACCCGGCCGCCTGA
- a CDS encoding PAS domain-containing sensor histidine kinase, producing the protein MPTPRAAHAAGASLDVPGAASIPARPPAAGADGAGDDVRLALAAAGIGVWAWERGSDVLEWDATSRALLGLPGEGAATPAQCLARVHPEDREWVRAAARMSLDPGVAAPFDVVFRTTSLAGDERWVHAVGRAVWADDPPGAPRRARRFIGTLRDDTAARRAERALAERGERLRAALDASQTGTFRWDIRTNALAWDESLDRLFGLEPGETVRSLERFVAMVHPDDRARVIEACARCAREGADFHEEFRVVWPDGTVHWLDDKGRTFRDATGAPDYMTGACVEVTARRRAEQQQERLLQAHRWAATLAEQRLAALETTTDALRLSEARLRRILDSGIVGVFFWTIDGGVTDANDAFLALLDYTRDDLAAGRIDWRSLTPERWHADDAARVAELHATGRHGPYAKEYRARDGTPVPVLIASAFFDGSHEQGLALCLDRRTEVQALADLQARERELHAALADARHARDEAHRARRSAESANEAKSAFLATMSHELRTPLNAIGGYVDILELGIRGPLTPEQLADLTRIRRSQQHLLGLINDVLNFAKLGAGTIRYDLRDVPVAQALASAEIMIAPQVAAKGLHYTAHVGGAALAVHADAEKLQQVLLNLLSNAVKFTDRGGAITVECALDGDVVALRVRDTGCGIPAHRCAQVFEPFVQVDRHYSRPTEGVGLGLAISRELARGMHGDLTVESELHVGSTFTLTLPRGESA; encoded by the coding sequence ATGCCCACTCCACGAGCTGCCCACGCCGCCGGCGCGTCCCTGGACGTGCCGGGCGCCGCTTCCATTCCCGCGCGTCCCCCCGCCGCGGGCGCGGACGGCGCGGGCGACGACGTGCGCCTCGCGCTGGCCGCCGCGGGCATCGGCGTCTGGGCGTGGGAGCGCGGCAGCGACGTGCTCGAGTGGGACGCGACGAGCCGTGCCCTGCTGGGCCTCCCCGGCGAGGGGGCCGCGACGCCCGCCCAGTGCCTGGCCCGCGTGCACCCCGAGGACCGCGAGTGGGTGCGCGCCGCGGCCCGCATGTCGCTCGATCCGGGCGTCGCCGCGCCGTTCGACGTCGTCTTCCGCACGACGTCGCTCGCGGGGGACGAGCGCTGGGTGCACGCCGTCGGCCGCGCCGTCTGGGCCGACGACCCGCCCGGCGCGCCCCGCCGTGCGCGCCGCTTCATCGGCACGCTGCGCGACGACACCGCCGCCCGCCGGGCCGAGCGCGCGCTGGCCGAGCGCGGGGAGCGGCTGCGCGCGGCGCTCGACGCGTCGCAGACGGGCACCTTCCGGTGGGACATCCGCACCAACGCGCTGGCGTGGGACGAGAGCCTCGACCGCCTCTTCGGCCTGGAGCCCGGTGAGACGGTGCGGTCGCTGGAGCGCTTCGTGGCGATGGTGCACCCCGACGACCGCGCGCGCGTGATCGAGGCCTGCGCCCGCTGCGCGCGCGAGGGCGCCGACTTCCACGAGGAGTTCCGCGTCGTCTGGCCGGACGGCACGGTGCACTGGCTGGACGACAAGGGCCGCACCTTCCGCGACGCCACGGGCGCGCCCGACTACATGACGGGCGCCTGCGTCGAGGTGACCGCGCGCCGCCGCGCCGAGCAGCAGCAGGAGCGGCTGCTGCAGGCGCACCGGTGGGCCGCGACGCTGGCCGAGCAGCGGCTGGCGGCGCTGGAGACGACCACCGACGCGCTGCGCCTGAGCGAGGCGCGGCTGCGGCGCATCCTCGACTCGGGGATCGTCGGCGTCTTCTTCTGGACGATCGACGGCGGCGTGACCGACGCGAACGACGCCTTCCTGGCGCTGCTGGACTACACGCGCGACGACCTGGCGGCGGGGCGCATCGACTGGCGGTCGCTGACGCCGGAGCGCTGGCACGCCGACGACGCGGCGCGCGTGGCCGAGCTGCACGCGACGGGGCGCCACGGCCCGTACGCGAAGGAGTACCGCGCGCGCGACGGCACGCCGGTGCCGGTGCTGATCGCGAGCGCGTTCTTCGACGGCTCGCACGAGCAGGGCCTCGCGCTCTGCCTGGACCGGCGCACCGAGGTGCAGGCGCTCGCCGACCTGCAGGCGCGCGAGCGCGAGCTGCACGCCGCGCTGGCGGACGCGCGCCACGCGCGCGACGAGGCGCACCGCGCGCGCCGCAGCGCGGAGTCGGCGAACGAGGCGAAGAGCGCGTTCCTGGCGACGATGTCGCACGAGCTGCGCACGCCGCTGAACGCGATCGGCGGCTACGTGGACATCCTGGAGCTCGGGATCCGCGGGCCGCTGACGCCGGAGCAGCTGGCCGACCTCACGCGCATCCGCCGCAGCCAGCAGCACCTGCTGGGCCTCATCAACGACGTGCTGAACTTCGCCAAGCTGGGCGCCGGCACGATCCGCTACGACCTGCGCGACGTGCCCGTGGCGCAGGCGCTGGCGTCGGCGGAGATCATGATCGCGCCCCAGGTGGCGGCGAAGGGGCTGCACTACACGGCGCACGTGGGCGGCGCGGCGCTGGCCGTGCACGCGGACGCCGAGAAGCTGCAGCAGGTGCTGCTCAACCTGCTGAGCAACGCGGTGAAGTTCACCGACCGCGGCGGCGCCATCACCGTCGAGTGCGCGCTGGACGGCGACGTGGTCGCGCTGCGCGTGCGCGACACCGGCTGCGGGATCCCGGCGCACCGGTGCGCGCAGGTGTTCGAGCCGTTCGTGCAGGTGGACCGCCACTACTCGCGTCCCACCGAGGGCGTGGGGCTCGGGCTCGCGATCAGCCGCGAGCTCGCGCGCGGGATGCACGGCGACCTGACGGTCGAGAGCGAGCTGCACGTGGGCTCGACGTTCACGCTCACGCTGCCGCGCGGCGAGAGCGCGTGA
- a CDS encoding helix-turn-helix domain-containing protein, with the protein MRTAELPNGDEVGHVEQQGSTTRGTEGALLGARVRAAREERGLTLRELARRAEVQVSDISRLERGLTGQPRLALGMALARALGLTLSQLLGEDERPADGALEGHSIVELRRALEAISREATRVARVAESAAASLRR; encoded by the coding sequence ATGCGGACGGCAGAACTTCCGAACGGCGACGAGGTCGGGCACGTGGAGCAGCAGGGATCGACGACGCGGGGAACGGAGGGGGCGCTGCTGGGCGCGCGCGTGCGCGCGGCGCGCGAGGAGCGCGGGCTCACCCTGCGCGAGCTGGCGCGGCGCGCCGAGGTGCAGGTGTCGGACATCTCGCGGCTGGAGCGCGGGCTGACCGGCCAGCCGCGGCTGGCGCTGGGGATGGCGCTGGCGCGCGCGCTGGGGCTGACGCTCTCGCAGCTGCTGGGGGAGGACGAGCGGCCGGCGGACGGCGCGCTCGAGGGGCACTCGATCGTCGAGCTGCGGCGGGCGCTGGAGGCGATCAGCCGGGAGGCGACGCGGGTGGCGCGGGTCGCGGAGAGCGCGGCGGCCTCGCTGCGGCGCTGA